One genomic region from Desulfovermiculus halophilus DSM 18834 encodes:
- a CDS encoding extracellular solute-binding protein has product MRMLPLALALALLLATVTQPAPASTLAKVRTAHAVAMSGDPKYPAGFSHFAYVNPQAPKGGLFRQATIGAFDTFNPYVPKGYPAEDIGLIYDTLTVRSEDEPFTQYGLVADRITLPQDRSWVRFHIDPRARFHDGHPITAQDVAFTFRLLMKHGAPTYKQYYADVKDVQVLDHARVEFTFKAGENKELPLIIGQLPVLPEHFWEEKSFPDAGLTVPLGSGPYRIADFKAGQFVRYERVEDYWARNHPANVGRYNFDAVRYDCYRDETVALEAFKAGEFDFRLENTSKSWAKGYDCPALKQGRITKEEISHSLPQGMQAFAMNLRRSVFQDRKTRLALAYAFDFQWSNEHLFFGQYTRTASYFSNSELASSGPPSEAELNILEPYRKHLPPEVFTQAYSPPSTAGDTTIRENLRTAHELLAQAGWRMENGRLTDAQGRPLSFEILLQSPAFQRVCIPYTKNLQRLGIDASIRLVDTSQYITRMREFDFDMTVAVLPQSLSPGNEQRSYFHSSAADMPGSNNYMGIANPAVDALVDKVISAPDRESLIVRTRALDRALLWGHYLVPHWHTDVFRVAYWDKLKHPHNTPPYGLGLYTWWVQNESGP; this is encoded by the coding sequence ATGCGTATGCTGCCCCTCGCTTTGGCCCTGGCTCTGCTGCTGGCCACGGTGACCCAACCTGCCCCTGCATCCACCCTAGCCAAAGTGCGCACAGCCCATGCCGTGGCCATGAGCGGAGACCCAAAATACCCGGCCGGCTTCAGCCACTTTGCCTATGTCAATCCTCAGGCCCCCAAAGGTGGACTGTTCCGGCAAGCAACCATCGGGGCCTTTGATACCTTCAATCCCTATGTGCCCAAGGGATACCCCGCCGAAGACATCGGCCTGATCTACGATACACTGACCGTACGCTCCGAAGACGAGCCCTTCACCCAATACGGTCTGGTCGCCGACAGGATCACCCTGCCCCAGGACCGTTCCTGGGTCCGCTTCCATATCGACCCCCGGGCCAGATTCCACGACGGGCACCCAATCACGGCCCAGGACGTAGCCTTCACCTTTAGGTTGCTCATGAAACACGGGGCACCGACCTACAAGCAGTACTATGCGGATGTGAAGGACGTGCAGGTCCTGGACCACGCCCGCGTGGAGTTCACATTCAAGGCTGGAGAAAACAAAGAACTGCCCCTGATCATCGGACAACTGCCGGTCCTTCCGGAACACTTTTGGGAGGAAAAGTCCTTTCCCGACGCAGGACTTACCGTCCCTCTCGGCAGTGGGCCGTACAGGATTGCTGATTTCAAGGCCGGCCAGTTCGTGCGCTATGAACGGGTAGAGGACTATTGGGCCCGGAATCACCCGGCAAATGTGGGCAGATACAACTTTGATGCTGTCCGGTATGATTGCTACCGGGATGAAACAGTCGCTTTGGAGGCCTTCAAAGCCGGAGAGTTTGATTTTCGCCTGGAAAACACTTCCAAGAGCTGGGCCAAGGGGTATGACTGCCCGGCCCTAAAACAGGGACGGATCACAAAGGAAGAAATCAGCCACAGCCTGCCTCAGGGCATGCAGGCCTTTGCCATGAACCTGCGCCGAAGCGTGTTTCAGGACAGGAAAACCCGTCTTGCCCTGGCCTATGCATTCGACTTCCAATGGAGCAACGAGCACCTCTTCTTTGGGCAGTACACCCGAACAGCCAGTTATTTTTCCAATTCCGAGCTGGCCAGCAGCGGACCACCTTCAGAGGCCGAACTGAACATACTCGAGCCGTATCGAAAACACCTCCCGCCCGAGGTCTTTACCCAGGCCTACAGCCCGCCGTCCACCGCCGGGGACACAACTATTCGAGAAAACCTGCGCACCGCCCATGAGCTGCTTGCTCAAGCAGGCTGGCGGATGGAAAACGGTCGCCTGACAGATGCTCAGGGCCGCCCCCTGTCCTTTGAAATCCTGCTCCAATCACCCGCCTTTCAGCGGGTCTGCATCCCGTACACCAAGAACCTCCAGCGCCTGGGAATCGACGCCTCCATTCGCTTGGTGGACACATCCCAGTACATCACCCGTATGCGGGAGTTCGATTTCGACATGACCGTCGCCGTTCTGCCCCAGTCCCTGTCACCGGGCAATGAGCAGCGCTCCTACTTTCATTCCTCGGCAGCGGATATGCCCGGGAGCAACAACTACATGGGCATCGCCAATCCGGCCGTAGACGCTTTGGTGGACAAGGTCATCAGCGCGCCGGACCGGGAATCCTTGATTGTCCGGACCAGAGCCCTGGACCGGGCTTTGCTCTGGGGCCATTACCTTGTTCCCCATTGGCACACCGACGTATTCCGGGTGGCCTACTGGGACAAGCTCAAGCACCCCCACAATACTCCGCCGTATGGACTGGGACTGTATACCTGGTGGGTACAGAATGAATCAGGACCTTAA